Below is a window of Arthrobacter sp. SLBN-112 DNA.
CACCGCGTAGACCTTGGTCAGCGAATCCGGCTGGTTGAACGGGATGGCCCGTGCGCCGCCGGGGCCGCGCAGCTTTTCCTTCAGGGCGTCCCGCTGGGCCTGGTCCATGACCTTGAGTTCGACGTCGACGGCGGTGACGCCGGGCACGGCGAAGAGGGCCTTGCGGGAATCAGCGGTGATCGTGTCCCGCAGCGGGCAACCCGCGATGGTGAGCAGGACTGCCACGGTGACCCTGCCGTCGTCGGACACCTGGACGGAGTCCACCATGCCCAGCTCGGTGATGGGGCGGCGGAGCTCAGGATCGATGACCGTTGCCAGGGCGTTGTTGACGTCCTGGAGCAGCGGGGAGTTGCTGGCTGGTGGCGGATCCATGGGGGCGCTCACGGGAGTGGCCTCGGCTTTCGGGCTGGTGCGGCGGACGGCCGGCCGGTCACGGCCGGCCTAGCGTTCATTGGTGGAATGGCCGGGCTTAACCCGGGGAATCTGCTGGGTACGGGGCCCGCGCTGCCGGTCCCGCTGCTCACGCAGTTTGTCCTTTACCTTGTCCCGGGGCGACTCATGCGAACCGTGGCCGGAGTCGTCGTGCGTCCGGAGTTCCTCTTGTGCCTCCAGCATGTCCTCAAGGAGTGAGCGCAGCTCTGCCCTGACGTAGTCGCGGGTGGCAACCTCACGCAGCGCGATCCGCAGGGAAGCAAGTTCGCGGGTGAGGTATTCAGTATCGGACAGGTTGCGTTCCGCGCGTTGCCTGTCCTGCTGCAGCGATACGCGGTCACGGTCGTCCTGCCGGTTCTGGGCGAGCAGCAGCAGGGGCGCCGCGTAGGAGGCCTGGAGCGAGAGCATCAGGGTCAGCAGGGTGAAGCCGAGGTCCCTTGAGTCGAACTGCCACTCCGCAGGGGCCCAGGTGTTCCAGCCCAGCCAGAAGATGCAGAAAATCGTCATGTACACCAGGAACTGCGGTGTACCCATGAACCGGGCAAAACCCTCGGTGGCGTGCCCGAAGGCGTCAGGGTCGGGGCGGAACGTTGGCAGGATCCGCTGCCGGCCGCTCAGTGGCGTGTCAAGACTGCCTTTCGCTTCCGCTTTGGCCACGTTCCGCTGGGTGGGGTTCTTCGGAGCGCTGTTATCAGCCAATGCGGCCACCGAGCCTTCTTATCGGGGCTTCGCCATCATGGGCGCGCCAGTCGTCCGGCAACAAGTGATCCAATACGTCATCAACAGTCACCGCCCCCACGAGCCGGCCGGCGTCATTGACCACCGGGAGGGAGTTCAGGTTATAGGTGGCCAGGGTCCGGGCCACCTCGCTGATGTGGGCCTGGTCTGACAACGGCTCAAGGTTCTTGTCCACGAGGTTTCCCAACGCCTCGAACGGCGGGAAACGGAGCAGCTGCTGGATGTGCACCACGCCCAGGAAACGGCCCGTGGGCGTTTCCAGCGGCGGCCTGGCAATGAAGATCGACGACGCAAGCGCGGGGGAGAGCTCCTCGCGCCGGACGTGGGCCAGGGCCTCGGCCACGGTTGCTTCGGGCGGCAGGATAACGGGCACGGGCGTCATCAGGCCGCCCGCGGTGTCCTCGTCGTATTCGAGCAGGCGGCGCACGTCCTCGGCGCCTTCGGGTTCCATCAGCTGCAGCAGTTCCTCGGCCTGGGCGGAGGGGAGCTCACCAAGGAGGTCCGCGGCGTCGTCAGGATCCATCTCTTCGAGGACGTCGGCGGCGCGCTGGACATCCAGCGCGGAGAGGATTTCCACCTGGTCGTCCTCCGGCAGTTCCTGGAGGACGTCTGCCAGCCGCTCGTCCTGAAGTTCGCTTGCCACCTCGAAGCGGCGCTTGTCGCTCATCTCCTGAAGAGCCTCGGCGAAGTCCGCCGGCTTGAGGTCCTCGTGGTTGGCCACGAACTGGGTGGCTGCCTGCGGCTCGGTGCGCGGACCCTGTTGGGCGTCGGCCCAGTCAATGATCAGGGTCTCGTTGCGGCGCAGCCGGCTGAGCGGGGACAGCGAGTGTCCGCGGCGGACAAAGAGCTTGCTGACGAACCAGTCCCGGGACCGGTGCTGGTCCATGGCGATGTCTTCAATCGTGGCGTCGCCGCTGCCGTCCCGCAGCGTGACCCGCCGGTCGAACATCTCCGCCACCACCAGCGTTTCCGCTCCGCGCTGTTCGAACCGGCGCAGGTTGACCAGGCCGGTGCAGATGATCTGTGTCTGGTCGATCGAGGTGATGCGGGTCATGGGCACGAAGACGCGTTTCTTCCCCGGAACTTCCACCACGATACCCACCACGTGCGGCGCTCCCTGGGTTCCCCGGGACAGCACAACAACATCGCGCAGCCGGCCCAGGCGGTCGCCCAAGGGGTCGAAGACATCCAGGCCCAGGAGGCGTGCCACGAAGACACGGGTAGGTGTTGTGCTCACCACTACAGGCTACCGAGTCTGCTCTCTTTTAGCTGAATTTACAGGCAGCACCCATCTGGATGGGCAAGAATGGGTGTATGTCCAACATATTTGGTGCTCCCAAGACCGGCGGCCCCAACGGACCGGATGACGCCCGGGCCGTACCCACCGGTGACACCGTAGGCTCCTACACCTCCTATCTCGACGCCCAGAAGGCGGTTGACTACCTGGCGGACCAGCAGTTCCCGGTCCAGATGGTGTCCATCGTGGGCAATGAACTGAAGATGGTGGAGCGGGTGACGGGGCGCCTGAGTTACCCCAGGGTGGCCCTTTCGGGTGCCCTGAGCGGCATGTGGTTCGGCCTGTTCGTAGGGGTCATGCTGTCCTTCTTCGCTCCTTCGCCCGGCTACTTCTCGATCATGACGTCGGTGCTGATGGGTGCTGCATTCTTCATGCTCTTCGGCATCGTCACGTACGCGATGCAGCGGGGCAAGCGGGACTTCACCTCCACCAGCCAGGTGGTGGCCACGAGCTATGACGTCATCGTGGCACCCGAGGCAGCCCACGAGGCCCGCCGCCTGCTGCAGCAGCTGCCGATGTCCCGCTCGGACGCGGCGTCCGGCCATGGCCCATACACACAGCATGATTACTACAACCAGCCGTACCAGCAGCAGCACCAGCCCGGTGAGGAGCAGCACCCGGGCCAGGGCCCGGACCGGCCTGCCGGCTGGACCGATCCCTATGGCCAGCGGCCGCCTGCCGCGCCGGCGCAGGAAGGCCATGGTTACCCGGACGCCGAAAGCCAGCAGCAGGTTGGACAGCAGCACGACGACGGGCAGCAGCAGCCGGCGCAGCCGGTCAGGGCGGTGCGTTACCCCGACCTGCCGGATGGCCGCCCGCAGTATGGCGTCCGGCTGCCGCAGGGCCCCGCGGCCGACGACGCGCAGCACGGCTCAGCCGCCCCGGAAGACACCCACGAGGCGGCCGCCCACTCCGCCACGGGACACAACCCGGAGCACCCTGCCGGGCAGTACGGTCCGGATGACGATCAGCGCCGCGGCGGCAGCGGACAGTAGCGCCGCCGGGCGCTGCAGAGCGTCAAAGCGACTAACTTCCCCAACCAACAAGGGCCGTACAAAAGAGCGTGGCCGCCGGACCCAATCCGGTGGCCACGCTCTTTTCCATTTTCGCCTGTGTCAGGCCTCTTCGGTCCGGTAGATGCCGGCCATCCAGTCCTCGATGTCCTCCGGTTTGCGCGGCAGGGCGGCGCTGAGGTTGAGGGGGCCGTCGGCCGTCATCAGGACGTCGTCTTCGATCCTGACTCCGATGCCGCGGTATTCCTCGGGGATGGCCAGGTCTTCTTTCTTGAAGTAGAGGCCCGGTTCGATGGTGAAGACCATGCCTTCGGCGAGGATGCCGTCCAGGTACAGTTCCCGCTTGGCCTGGGCGCAGTCGTGCACGTCAAGGCCCAGGTGGTGGCTGGTTCCGTGTGGCATCCAGCGGCGGTGCTGCTGGCCCTCCGGGCTGATCGCTTCTTCCACGCTGACCGGCAGCAGGCCCCATTCAGCCAGGCGTTCGGCCAGGACCGTGGTTGCCGCCGTGTGGATATCGCGGAATTTCGTTCCCGGCTGCGCGGCTGCGAAGCCCGCGTCCGCGGCGTCCAGGACTGCTTCGTACACTTTGCGCTGGATATCGCTGAACGTGCCGCCGGCAGGAATCGTCCGGGTGATGTCCGCCGTGTAGAGCGAGTCCGCCTCCACACCGGCGTCCAGGAGCAGGAGGTCGCCGGCGTGGATCCGGCCGGTGTTGCGGGTCCAGTGCAGCACGGTGGCGTTGTTGCCGGAAGCTGCGATGGTGTCGTAGCCCAGTTCGTTGCCAACTTCGCGGGCGCGGGCGAAGAACGCTCCCTCCACCACGCGCTCGCCGCGGGCATGCGTGAGCGCCCGGGGCAGGGCCTTCACAACCTCTTCGAACCCCTCAACCGTTGCGGACACGGCGGTCTTCATCTGCTCGATTTCCCACTCGTCTTTGAGCAGCCGCAGTTCGGAGAGCGCTTCGCTGAGTTTCTCGTCCAGGGCATCCAGGACTTCAAGGTCCAGGTTTTCCGGGTCCTTGGCGGTGTTATATCGGGCGGTGTCCACCAGGGCGTCAATATTTTCGTCCACCTTGCGGACCAGGCGGATGGAGATGCCGCCGATCTCCGGAGCGCCAACGTCCTTGGTGATGGCCGTCTCGAGCTGGTCGATGTGGGCGGTGGGCAGCCCCAGGCGGGCCTCGAACTCTTCCAGGGTGGGCCGCGCCCCGATCCAGAACTCGCCGGAGCGGGAGTCGGCGTAGAACTGTTCGGTGTCCCTGCCGGCCAGCGGCCGGAAGTACAGCGTCGCGCGGTGGCTGCCGCCGTCGTCGCCGTTTCCTTCCTCTACCGGGTCCAGGACCAGGACGGCGTCCGGCTCGTGGTCCAGGCCAAGACCGGTCAGGTGCGCGAATCCCGAATGCGGGCGGAAGCGGTAATCGCAGTCGTTGGAGCGGACCTTGGGCGGTCCCGCGGGGATGACCAGCCGTTCGCCTTTGAACTGGGCGGAGATCGCCTTGCGCCGGGTTGCGGCGTAGCGGGCGACGGCGTCGCGCTGGGGAAGTTCCTGGCTGGACGGTGCCCAGTTGCTGGCCATGAAGGCTTTGAAAGCGTTGGAACTGGGCCGCTGCGAGCGGTTGTTGACGCGCTCCTCCAGCGGCTGGGAAGCAGAATTCAGGGTGTTATCGGCATCGTTCACGGCACCATCGTCTCACCAGCTTCGCGGCTAAGCGAACAGGTCCGGTGCCGGAGGTGCGCGGTCCACTAGTCTGGACAAGTGAGGATTGACCTGCATGCCCACTCCAACGTCTCCGATGGTACGGAGTCGCCCGCCGACGTCATGGCCTCGGCCGCCCGCGCGGGCCTGGACGTGGTGGCCCTGACCGACCATGATTCCACAGCGGGTTGGGCCGCGGCTGCCGCAGCCGCCGTCTCGAACGGGCTGGCCCTGGTGCCCGGCATGGAGGTTTCCTGCCGGACGGAGGAAGGCATCAGCGTCCACCTCCTGAGCTACCTGCACGACCCCACCCATCCGGGCCTGTTGGAGGAGATCACCAAGGCGAAGGATTCCCGCCTGACCCGCGCTGAACGGATGGTCACCATCCTGGCCGAGGACTACCCGCTCACGTGGGACGACGTGATCCACCACGTGGCACCCGGCGCCACCCTCGGCCGGCCGCACATCGCTGATGCCCTGGTTGCAGCGGGCGTGGTGGAGGACCGCTCCGAGGCCTTTGCCTCGATCCTCACCTCCCGGTCGCGGTACTTCATCCCGCACTACGCACCGGACCCGGCCACCGCCGTCGAACTTGTCCGTGCCGCGGGCGGCGTGCCCGTCTTTGCCCACCCGGTTGCCACGGCCAGAGGACGGATCGTGGGGGAGCGGACCTACCGCGACATGATCGACGCCGGCCTGGCCGGCCTGGAGATCAACCACCGGGACAATCCGGAAGAGGGCCGGGCGTTTTTGCGCCGGCTCGCTGCCAAGCACGGCCTGCTGGTCACCGGCTCCTCCGACTACCACGGCACGGGCAAGCCCAACCTGCTTGGCGAGAACCTCACTGCCCCCGACATGCTGGCACGGATCGAGGAGCTTGGCACCGGAGCCGCCGTCATCCGCCCCTAGTTTGGCCGGAATGACGTCATGGTGGCGTGCGCACCGAGCCTTTTGGCCATGATGTCGATCGCCGGCTGGTTCTGGTCCACGCACACGAACTTCCGGCCGAGCTTCGCGGCCACGGCGCCCAGGGTGCCGGACCCGGCAAAGAAGTCCAGGCACCAGTCGCCAGGGCGGCTGGAGGCGGCGACGACCCGGCGGACCAGGCCTTCGGGCTTCTGGGTGGGGTACCCGGTCTTCTCCTTGCCGGTGGGTGAGACGATGGTGTGCCACCAGACGTCGGTAGGCAGCTTGCCCAGTTCGCGCTTGGCGGGCGTCACCAGCCCGGGGGCCATGTAGGGTTCCCGGTCAACCTCGGCGCTGTCGAAGTGGTACTTCGCAGGATTCTTGACATACACCAGGATGTTGTCGTGCTTGGTGGGCCACCGGTTCTTTGCCCGGGCGCCGTAGTCGTAGGCCCAGATGATCTCGTTCAGGAAGCACTCCCGGCCAAAGATCGCATCCAGCATCACCTTGGCGTAGTGCACCTCGCGGTAGTCCAGGTGCAGGTACAGGGTGCCGTCATCGGCCAGCAGGCGCCAGGCCTCCACGAGCCGCGGTTCCAGGAAGGACCAGTAGTCGCTGAAGGCGTCGTCGTAACGGTGCAGGGCGCCCTTGATGGTGTCATAGGAGCGGCCCTTGAAACCCACCCGGTCCCCGCCGCCTTCGGCGTTGGCCACCATCCGGGTTTCCTGCCGCTGCTGCGGCCTGCCCGTGTTGAAGGGCGGATCCACATAGATCAGTGTGAAGGCGCCGTCCGGCAGCGTGGGGAGGTAGTCCGCGTTGTCCGCGTGCACCACCAGGCTGCCGCCGTCCGGCGCCCAGACAGTGTCTGTCATCGACGCAGTTAGCCCTCGGCGCTGCCGGGCTGGTTGCCCTTGTCCGCGGCGGCAACCACTTCGCCGTTGCGGCGGCGCGTGCGGGTCCTGGGGCGGCGGGTGCGCGACGGCTGGTCGCCGTCGGTTGTGGGGGCGGCGGCTTCGGCGGCAGGCGCGGCGGAGTCGGAGGTACGACGACGGCGCTCACCCGAGCGGGCGGAGTCCCGGCCGCCTGTCTTGCCGGCGTCGTCCTTGCCTCGTCCCCGTCCGTCCCGGTCGCGTGAACGGGAAGCGTCGCGGCCGCCGCGGCTGTTCTTCTTGCCGGTTTCACCCAGGTCCTCAAGCACCTCGGCGTCAACGCCGGCCAGGGTCCGCTTGTCACGCGGAAGGCGGCCCTTGGTTCCTTCGGGGATGTCAAGGTCGGTGTAGAGGTGCGGCGAAGAGGAATAGGTTTCCACCGGTTCGGGGACACTCAGGCCCAGGGCCTTGTTGATCAGCGCCCAGCGCGGCATGTCGTCCCAGTCAACGAACGTGACGGCGGTGCCCTTGTTGCCGGCGCGGCCGGTGCGGCCCACCCGGTGCAGGTAGATCTTTTCGTCCTCGACGCACTGGTAGTTGATCACGTGGGTGACATCGTCCACGTCGATGCCGCGGGCGGCAACGTCGGTTGCCACCAGCACATCCACCTTGTTGTTGCGGAATGCCCGGAGTGCCTGCTCACGGGCGCCCTGGCCCAGGTCGCCGTGGATTGCTGCGGCCGCGAAGCCGCGGTCCACCAGTTCCTCGGCCACCTTGGCAGCGGTGCGCTTGGTCTTGGTGAAGATGATGGTCCGGCCGCGCCCGCGTGCCTGCAGGATACGGGCCACGACTTCGGTCTTGTCCATGCTATGTGCACGGTAGATGAGCTGGCGGATGTCCCGCTTGGTCAGGCCCTCATCCTCGGGATCTGCGGCGCGGATGTGCGTGGGCTGGGTCATGTAGCGGCGTGCCATCGCGATGACGGGGCCGGGCATCGTCGCCGAGAACAGGAGTGTCTGGCGGACGGCCGGGGTTCCGGCGATGAGAGTCTCAACGTCTGGCAGGAAGCCAAGGTCCAGCATTTCGTCGGCTTCGTCCAGCACCACGAGCTTCACGTTCTTCAGGCTCAGGTGCTTCTGCTTATACAGGTCGATCAGGCGCCCGGGGGTGCCCACCACTACCTCGACGCCCTGCTTCAACGCTTCCACCTGCGGCTCGTAGGCACGGCCGCCGTAGATGGTGGTGATCCGGGCGTTGCGCTTGCGGGACGCCGTCTGGAGGTCGTTCGCCACCTGAACGGCCAGTTCACGGGTGGGGACAATGACCAGGGCCTGCGGGGCGCCGGGCACGGCCAACTTGGCGTAGCCGGGATCGTCCTGGCCGATGACCCGCTGCAGCGCCGGAATGCCGAAGCCCAGGGTCTTGCCGGTACCGGTCTTGGCCTGGCCAATGATGTCGTGCCCGGCCAGGGCCACCGGCAAGGTCATGGCCTGGATGGGGAAGGGGTGCGTGATCCCGGCGTCGGCCAGGGACTCCACGATGTCTTCACGGACGTTGTAGTCGGCAAAAGACTTCTCCGCGATCTCATGCGGTGTCTCGTCCGAGATGATGGTCTCTTCCGGCTCGATGGTCTCGGTGCCGGACGCATCGGTCAGGAGTTGGTGGGTATGCAATTCACTCACGGGGAGTTTCCTTATTCATTTGGGCAATGGCGCAGCCTGCTCGACGGGCCGGCCAGTCCTGGCCGTTCCGGAGCACGCTCGGGCGCGCAAGCAAATCCAGTGGAAGCCGATCGCGGGCTATCTAATGCTGGCACTGGTGACCAACGGGCAAATCTCAAGATCGCGTAGGGGCGGGCTTGTTGGTTTCAAATCAAGGAAATCAACGACCGGGCATCCATTTCTACCTTCCCAGTCTAGCCGTACAGGGGCGGAAACGCGGTTTCGGTCCGCCCTGCCGCGTCCGCCGGGCCCTCAGGAGACGAGTTCGAAGTGGATTTGCCGGGTGGTGATGTCGGAGGACATCAGCCGGACCCGGACCTTGGTGCCGGATACCAGTTCGCCGGCGCAGCGGGCCGTGACAGCCGGTTCGGCGATCTGGATGATCCCGGAACTGCCGTTGCCGTTGCCGATTTTTCCGGCCCCGTTGCCGTTCCCGTTCTTGGCAGCCCCGTTGCCATTACCGTTTCCGTTTTGCGGCTTGGACCCGGAAATGACGATCGCGTCGAACTCCTGCCCGATGTGGTTCACCAGGAGCGCCGCTTCCACCGTATCGAGCGCCATCCGCTCCATCCGCGACGCAAGCTGGTCGGAACCGGCCATTATTCCCGGGAGCAGCGGCAGCGCCTCACGTGCCCAGCCGGGAACATCCCCGCCGTTGCTGAGGGCCTCGCAGATCACCAGCACGAAGCGGTCAACCAGCCGGCGCAGCGGTGCGGTGGTGTGGGCATAGGCGGCGCCGATGGCGGACTGGATACCGTCTTCCGGGACCGTGCCGTCGAACGCGGTATAGGACGCGCCGCGGAACAGCATCCCTGCCGAATGCATGATGGCCAGCTGGCGGGGATCGGTGGGATCCAGCGACCGCAGGTACTCGCCGTAGCTGACTTCTCCGTCCCACGGCCTGCCCAGCACTTCGGTCTGCAGCCGGAAATGCCTCAGCGACCGTTCATCCCGGGGCCGGCATGGTGCGCAGGATGCCCACCTTTCCCTCCAACATGAGGTTGGCGGCAGCCATACCCGTCATCAGCGAGATCTGCGCATTCCAATCCTCCACGGGAAGTTGCGGGACCGCATCAATCCGGTAGCCGCCGTCGGGCAACTGCACGATTTCCTGCTCGGGCATATTGAGGCTGGCGCCCCCGCGTCCCCGCTCCAGCGCAACCCGTTTCCGGCCTACCTCCCGGAGTAGTTCCAGCACCGGGGGAGCCGTGCCGGCGTCCAGGTCGGTTTGCGCACCCTTGTAACTGAGCTTGTCGCGGCTGCGGATCCGCGCCCGCCGGACGCCAACTGACAAAACTTCCGCGTCGGCGTCGAGCGTGAAATCCCAGACGAAGGCCGAACACTCCTGGCCCGGAAGCAGGCTCCCGGCACCTTCACTGATTACTTCCGGGTGCAACGGAATACGGCCGTCCGGAGCGTAGAACGTTTGTCCGCGGCGCCTGGTTTCGGCATCCAGCGCACCTCCCGGTGCAACGAAGGCTGGTACATCGGCAATCGCGTACAGTACGCGGTAGCCGCTCCCGCCCGGTTCGATGAACACGGCCTGGTCCAGGTCCGTGGACGAGGCCGGGTCAATGGTCACGAACGCGACAGCGGTCAGGTCATAGGCCGGCAGCTTCAGCGATGCCACGGCGGCGCGTGCGTCTTCCAGGGCCGCTTCCGGATAGGGGCCCGGCAGTTCGAGTTCTGTCCGCAACGAACCCAGAGCCTCTTCCAGGGCGTTTTGATGGTCGCGGACATTGGGAGCCAACCGATGATGTGACACAAAAGTCAGCGTAACTCCAAGTCCTGGGATTATGCAGGCCCGGGTGCGGCGGCGTCCAGCGCGTCGAGCAGGGAAGCGGCAGCGGCCGCGGGATCCGGGGCTTCGGTAACGGCGCGGACCACTACGATCCTGCGGGCACCCGCCTCCGCCACCTGGTGCACGTTCCCGTGGTCGATGCCGCCGATGGCGAACCACGGCACCGGGTCTGACGCCTCCATGGAAGCTTGGGCGGCGTACTTCACCAATTCCAGCCCGACGGCGGTCCGGCCGGGTTTGGTGGGCGTGGCCCAGACGGGGCCCACACAAAAGTAGTCCAGGTGGGAAGGGCCGGCAGCTGCTGTGAGGGCGGCATCCACCTGGTCGGGGCTGTGGCTGGAGAGCCCGATGGCTGCGTTGCCGTTGACCAGCGTCCGGGCCGCCGCCAACGGAAGGTCCTTCTGGCCGATGTGGAATACCGGTGCCCCGGACAAAACCGCGATGTCCGCGCGGTCATTGACGGCCCACAGCCGCCCATGGCGCACCGCCGTCTCCTTCAAGACCGCCAGCAGGTCCAGTTCCTCTGCAGCCTCGATGGACTTGTCGCGCAACTGGATGATGTCCACGCCGCCGGCGAACGCGGCATCCACGAACCGGGCAAAGTCGCCGCGGTCCCGCCGCGCATCCGTGCAGAGGTACAGGCGGGCCGCCTCGAGGGCAGGAACAGATGAGGGGGACATATTCATGCCTGCCAGCCTAGTTCCTCTAAACTGGGGTGGTACTGCGGGAGCCCGCGGCAGCTGTCACAAAGCACCGGGCTGAGAGGGCGTCAGAGCCGACCGCTTGACCTGATCCGGCTAATACCGGCGTAGGGAAGGAACCACACCATGCCTACCGCGAGCAACGCCCTCGCCGGGTCCGCCGGCGATGCCATCCGGGCCGACGTCGCCGTCATCGGCGCGGGAGTGGTGGGACACGGAATCGCCTGGGAAATCCAGCGGTCCGGGCGGTCCGTCGTGCTCATCGATGACGCGCCCGGCGCCGGCGCCAGCTGGGCCGCTGCCGGCATGCTGGCCCCCGTCAGCGAGCTGCATTACCAGGAAGAGGACCTCCTGGACCTCATGACCGAGGCATCATCGCGTTGGCCGGGGTTCGCCGCCGGCGTCGCCACCGCGGCCGGTGCCGGGACCGGATACCTGACGACGCCGACCTCTCGCCGTGGGCATCGACGCCGCAGACCGGAGGGCATTGATGGACCTGCGTGCCGTCCAGCAGGCCAACGGCCTTGAAGTCGAACCGCTGACCGTGCGCGAAGCCCGCGGCCGCGAACCACTGCTGAGTCCCGCGATCTCGTGCGCGCTGGACACCCCGGCCGACCACCAGGTGGACCCGAGGCGCCTGATAGCGTCCCTGCGCCTGGCCCTCGCCGGAGCGGCGCGCGCAACCCCGGAACTGGCGGTTGCCGGTGCCGGTGACGGGTATGCCGTACCGGAACGCGCGGCCGGGCTGCTGTGGGAGGGCGGGGCGGTGGCTGGGGTGCGCCTTGCCGGTGGCGGCACTGTGGTTGCGGGGGAAACGGTGGTGGCCAACGGCCTGCACGCAGGATCCCTTGACGGCCTGCCCGATGGCCTTGAACTGCCGCTGCGGCCAGTGCACGGCGACATCCTGCGCCTTTCCGTGCCGCAGCACCTGCGCCCCCTGGTGACCGCCACGGTGCGCGGGCTTGTCCACGGGATCCCGGTGTACATCGTCCCCCGGCAGGACGGCACAGTGGTCATTGGAGCCTCCCAGCGGGAGGACGCGCTCTCCGACGCCGTGAGCGCGGGCAGCGTGTACCAGCTGCTCCGGGACGCCCAGGCGCTGGTTCCCGCCGTCGCCGAACTCGAACTCCTGGAGTGCACCGCACGGGCCCGGCCCGGGACCCCCGACAATGCACCCTTGCTGGGCCGGGTGGCGGTGTCCCCGGGATCCCGCGATCCCGGGGACGGGCACGTCCCGGGGCTCATCATCGCCACCGGGTTCTTCCGGCACGGGGTGCTGCTCACCCCCGCTGCCGCGGCCATCTGCACGGCGTTGCTCGACGGCGCCGCCGATCCCCGCTGGGCGCCGTTCAGCCCGGACCGTTTTTCCAGGCCGGCGGCTGCCGCCCCAAGCCCCCACATGAAGGAGACAGCGTGAATATCACCCTCAACGGAAACCCGCATACGGTGGCAGACGGCGCCTCTATCACCACGCTCGTCAGCCAGGTGACCGGGCGGCCGCTGGCTCCCAATGGCCAGGCGGCGGACGGCAGGAAACTGGGTGTCGCCGTCGCGCACAACGCCCAGGTGGTGCCGCGCAGCCAATGGTTCGGCACCGCGCTCGCCGACGGCGACGACATCGAACTCGTCACAGCAGTACAGGGAGGCTGACACCATGACCGAAACCGGCACCATCAACACCGCAAGCAAGGCCGACGCCGATGACTCACTGGTGATCGACGGCGTCGCCCTGGGATCACGGCTCATCATGGGCACCGGTGGTGCGCCCAGCCTGGACGGCCTGGGCGCGGCACTCCTGGCCTCCGGCACCGCACTGACCACGGTGGCCATGCGGCGGTACTCCACGGCGGAAACCGGCTCGCTGTTCCAGCTGCTGGTGGACAACGGCATCAAGGTCCTGCCTAACACCGCCGGCTGCTTCACCGCCCGGGACGCGGTCCTCACCGCGGAACTGGCCCGGGAAGCCCTCGAAACCGACTGGGTGAAGCTGGAAGTCATCGCCGACGAACAGACGCTGCTGCCGGACGCCGTGGAACTCGTGGACGCCACGGAGCAGCTGGTCAACCGCGGCTTCAAGGT
It encodes the following:
- a CDS encoding DUF1003 domain-containing protein; this encodes MAALADNSAPKNPTQRNVAKAEAKGSLDTPLSGRQRILPTFRPDPDAFGHATEGFARFMGTPQFLVYMTIFCIFWLGWNTWAPAEWQFDSRDLGFTLLTLMLSLQASYAAPLLLLAQNRQDDRDRVSLQQDRQRAERNLSDTEYLTRELASLRIALREVATRDYVRAELRSLLEDMLEAQEELRTHDDSGHGSHESPRDKVKDKLREQRDRQRGPRTQQIPRVKPGHSTNER
- a CDS encoding magnesium transporter MgtE N-terminal domain-containing protein, translated to MSTTPTRVFVARLLGLDVFDPLGDRLGRLRDVVVLSRGTQGAPHVVGIVVEVPGKKRVFVPMTRITSIDQTQIICTGLVNLRRFEQRGAETLVVAEMFDRRVTLRDGSGDATIEDIAMDQHRSRDWFVSKLFVRRGHSLSPLSRLRRNETLIIDWADAQQGPRTEPQAATQFVANHEDLKPADFAEALQEMSDKRRFEVASELQDERLADVLQELPEDDQVEILSALDVQRAADVLEEMDPDDAADLLGELPSAQAEELLQLMEPEGAEDVRRLLEYDEDTAGGLMTPVPVILPPEATVAEALAHVRREELSPALASSIFIARPPLETPTGRFLGVVHIQQLLRFPPFEALGNLVDKNLEPLSDQAHISEVARTLATYNLNSLPVVNDAGRLVGAVTVDDVLDHLLPDDWRAHDGEAPIRRLGGRIG
- a CDS encoding general stress protein: MSNIFGAPKTGGPNGPDDARAVPTGDTVGSYTSYLDAQKAVDYLADQQFPVQMVSIVGNELKMVERVTGRLSYPRVALSGALSGMWFGLFVGVMLSFFAPSPGYFSIMTSVLMGAAFFMLFGIVTYAMQRGKRDFTSTSQVVATSYDVIVAPEAAHEARRLLQQLPMSRSDAASGHGPYTQHDYYNQPYQQQHQPGEEQHPGQGPDRPAGWTDPYGQRPPAAPAQEGHGYPDAESQQQVGQQHDDGQQQPAQPVRAVRYPDLPDGRPQYGVRLPQGPAADDAQHGSAAPEDTHEAAAHSATGHNPEHPAGQYGPDDDQRRGGSGQ
- a CDS encoding aminopeptidase P family protein is translated as MNDADNTLNSASQPLEERVNNRSQRPSSNAFKAFMASNWAPSSQELPQRDAVARYAATRRKAISAQFKGERLVIPAGPPKVRSNDCDYRFRPHSGFAHLTGLGLDHEPDAVLVLDPVEEGNGDDGGSHRATLYFRPLAGRDTEQFYADSRSGEFWIGARPTLEEFEARLGLPTAHIDQLETAITKDVGAPEIGGISIRLVRKVDENIDALVDTARYNTAKDPENLDLEVLDALDEKLSEALSELRLLKDEWEIEQMKTAVSATVEGFEEVVKALPRALTHARGERVVEGAFFARAREVGNELGYDTIAASGNNATVLHWTRNTGRIHAGDLLLLDAGVEADSLYTADITRTIPAGGTFSDIQRKVYEAVLDAADAGFAAAQPGTKFRDIHTAATTVLAERLAEWGLLPVSVEEAISPEGQQHRRWMPHGTSHHLGLDVHDCAQAKRELYLDGILAEGMVFTIEPGLYFKKEDLAIPEEYRGIGVRIEDDVLMTADGPLNLSAALPRKPEDIEDWMAGIYRTEEA
- a CDS encoding PHP domain-containing protein, whose product is MRIDLHAHSNVSDGTESPADVMASAARAGLDVVALTDHDSTAGWAAAAAAAVSNGLALVPGMEVSCRTEEGISVHLLSYLHDPTHPGLLEEITKAKDSRLTRAERMVTILAEDYPLTWDDVIHHVAPGATLGRPHIADALVAAGVVEDRSEAFASILTSRSRYFIPHYAPDPATAVELVRAAGGVPVFAHPVATARGRIVGERTYRDMIDAGLAGLEINHRDNPEEGRAFLRRLAAKHGLLVTGSSDYHGTGKPNLLGENLTAPDMLARIEELGTGAAVIRP
- a CDS encoding DNA methyltransferase; the protein is MTDTVWAPDGGSLVVHADNADYLPTLPDGAFTLIYVDPPFNTGRPQQRQETRMVANAEGGGDRVGFKGRSYDTIKGALHRYDDAFSDYWSFLEPRLVEAWRLLADDGTLYLHLDYREVHYAKVMLDAIFGRECFLNEIIWAYDYGARAKNRWPTKHDNILVYVKNPAKYHFDSAEVDREPYMAPGLVTPAKRELGKLPTDVWWHTIVSPTGKEKTGYPTQKPEGLVRRVVAASSRPGDWCLDFFAGSGTLGAVAAKLGRKFVCVDQNQPAIDIMAKRLGAHATMTSFRPN